From one Streptomyces chromofuscus genomic stretch:
- a CDS encoding DUF6986 family protein has translation MGQGRQEHIATSLAGTVSAEISASLAPVDAELERRYPGDPGTRQPVHTVYVPGDAFATDTVRSWGDRALAALDEHAPDAASFAAVLGLADDLAEPVYARVRAKLGREPVEDLRVDFEDGYGPRPDTEEDEAAARAARLIAQAYANGTAAPYMGIRMKCMEAPVRDRGIRTLDIFLTGLMRAGGLPDGLVLTLPKVTCSEQVTAMVRLLEAFEKAHALEPGRLGFEIQIETSQSILAADGTATVARMIQAAEGRATGLHYGTFDYSACLGVSAAYQAGDHPAADHAKAIMQVAAAGTGVRVSDGSTNVLPVGPTAKVHDAWRLHYGLTRRALARAYYQGWDMHPGHIPTRYAAVFAFYREGFEQAAGRLARYANRAGGDVMDEPATAKALSGYLLRGLDCGALDIAEVARLTGLTRADLEGFAAPRWGDLTASAK, from the coding sequence ATGGGTCAGGGCCGGCAGGAGCACATCGCGACGAGCCTCGCGGGCACGGTCAGCGCGGAGATCAGCGCCTCCCTCGCGCCGGTCGACGCCGAACTGGAGCGCCGCTACCCCGGAGACCCCGGCACCCGTCAGCCCGTCCACACCGTCTACGTCCCCGGTGACGCCTTCGCCACCGACACCGTCCGCTCCTGGGGCGACCGGGCACTCGCCGCCCTCGACGAACACGCCCCGGACGCCGCGTCGTTCGCCGCCGTCCTGGGACTCGCCGACGACCTCGCCGAACCCGTCTACGCGCGCGTGCGCGCCAAGCTGGGACGCGAGCCCGTCGAGGACCTGCGCGTCGACTTCGAGGACGGCTACGGCCCCCGCCCCGACACCGAGGAGGACGAGGCGGCCGCCCGCGCGGCACGACTGATCGCGCAGGCGTACGCGAACGGCACCGCGGCGCCGTACATGGGCATCCGCATGAAGTGCATGGAGGCGCCGGTGCGCGACCGGGGCATCCGCACCCTCGACATCTTCCTCACCGGCCTGATGAGGGCCGGCGGCCTGCCCGACGGGCTGGTGCTCACCCTGCCGAAGGTGACCTGCTCCGAGCAGGTCACCGCCATGGTCCGGCTGCTGGAGGCCTTCGAGAAGGCGCACGCCCTGGAGCCCGGCCGGCTCGGCTTCGAAATCCAGATCGAGACCAGCCAGTCCATCCTGGCCGCCGACGGCACCGCCACCGTCGCCCGGATGATCCAAGCCGCCGAGGGCCGCGCCACCGGGCTGCACTACGGCACCTTCGACTACAGCGCCTGTCTCGGCGTGTCCGCCGCCTACCAGGCCGGCGACCATCCGGCCGCCGACCACGCCAAGGCGATCATGCAGGTCGCCGCCGCGGGCACCGGTGTCCGCGTCTCCGACGGCTCCACCAACGTCCTGCCGGTCGGCCCGACCGCGAAGGTCCACGACGCCTGGCGGCTGCACTACGGTCTCACCCGCCGCGCCCTGGCCCGCGCCTACTACCAGGGCTGGGACATGCACCCCGGCCACATACCGACCCGCTACGCGGCCGTCTTCGCCTTCTACCGCGAGGGCTTCGAACAGGCCGCCGGCCGCCTCGCCCGCTACGCCAACCGGGCCGGCGGCGACGTCATGGACGAGCCCGCCACCGCCAAGGCCCTCAGCGGTTACCTGCTGCGCGGCCTGGACTGCGGCGCCCTCGACATCGCCGAGGTCGCCCGGCTGACCGGGCTGACACGGGCCGACCTGGAAGGCTTCGCCGCGCCCCGATGGGGCGACCTCACGGCGTCCGCCAAGTAG
- a CDS encoding endonuclease/exonuclease/phosphatase family protein — MPNQSRVTRRLGLKTALAAAAAVPLSSTALSPSAASAEERDVVPAAERGGRRLETMSFNLRFASTTEPNSWAVRRPVMRELLRRDRPHLLGTQEGLYQQLLDIETDLGPYYDWIGTGRAGGSRDEFMAIYYDTRRLAPLEYDHFWLSDTPDVIGSNTWGGGSIRMVTWVRFRDLRDGGRQFYFLDTHLDNRSQDARARAAALIVQRIAGLDRSLPLLVTGDFNVAAHKNPVYDTMLGAGLVDTWETAAERGDLYATFHGYRPLTPDGDRIDWILASPGVTVHRADINTFSVDGQFPSDHLPVQASLTLG, encoded by the coding sequence GTGCCGAACCAGAGCCGAGTCACACGCCGCCTGGGCCTGAAGACAGCGTTGGCCGCCGCGGCCGCCGTACCCCTCTCCAGTACAGCACTGTCGCCCTCGGCGGCCTCGGCGGAGGAGCGCGACGTCGTGCCGGCGGCGGAGCGCGGCGGCCGCCGGCTGGAGACCATGTCCTTCAACCTGCGTTTCGCGAGTACCACCGAACCCAACAGCTGGGCCGTGCGCAGACCCGTGATGCGCGAGCTGCTGCGCCGCGATCGCCCGCACCTCCTCGGTACCCAGGAGGGGCTCTACCAGCAGCTGCTGGACATCGAGACCGACCTCGGCCCGTACTACGACTGGATCGGCACCGGGCGTGCGGGCGGCAGCCGCGACGAGTTCATGGCGATCTACTACGACACCCGGCGCCTCGCCCCGCTGGAGTACGACCACTTCTGGCTCTCCGACACCCCGGACGTGATCGGTTCGAACACCTGGGGCGGCGGCTCCATCCGCATGGTCACCTGGGTCCGCTTCCGCGATCTGCGCGACGGCGGCCGCCAGTTCTACTTCCTCGACACCCACCTGGACAACCGCAGCCAGGACGCACGCGCGCGTGCCGCCGCGCTGATCGTGCAGCGGATCGCCGGACTGGACCGCTCGCTTCCGCTGCTGGTGACCGGCGACTTCAACGTCGCCGCGCACAAGAACCCGGTCTACGACACGATGCTGGGCGCCGGACTCGTCGACACCTGGGAGACGGCCGCCGAGCGCGGCGACCTGTACGCGACCTTCCACGGCTACCGGCCGCTGACGCCGGACGGCGACCGCATCGACTGGATCCTCGCCTCGCCCGGCGTCACCGTGCACCGGGCGGACATCAACACCTTCTCGGTGGACGGCCAGTTCCCCAGCGACCACCTGCCCGTGCAGGCGTCGCTGACCCTGGGATGA
- a CDS encoding electron transfer flavoprotein subunit alpha/FixB family protein, which yields MAEVLVYVDHVDGAVRKPTLELLTLARRIGEPVAVALGNGAADTVAALAEHGAVKVLTHEAAEYADYLVVPKVDALQAAVEAVSPAAVLVPSSAEGKEIAARLALRIGSGIITDAVDLEAGDEGPVATQSVFAASYSTKSRVTKGTPVIMVKPNSAAVEAAPAAGAVEALSVTFSDKATGTKITSRTARESTGRPELTEAAIVVSGGRGVGGADNFALIEALADSLGAAVGASRAAVDAGWYPHTNQVGQTGKSVSPQLYIASGISGAIQHRAGMQTSKTIVAVNKDAEAPIFELVDYGVVGDLFDVVPQLTEEIKARKG from the coding sequence ATGGCTGAAGTTCTCGTCTACGTCGACCACGTGGACGGTGCCGTCCGCAAGCCCACCCTGGAGCTGCTGACCCTGGCCCGCCGCATCGGCGAGCCCGTCGCCGTCGCCCTGGGCAACGGCGCCGCCGACACCGTCGCCGCGCTCGCCGAGCACGGCGCGGTCAAGGTCCTCACGCACGAGGCCGCCGAGTACGCCGACTACCTGGTCGTCCCGAAGGTCGACGCCCTCCAGGCCGCCGTCGAGGCCGTCTCCCCGGCCGCCGTGCTGGTGCCGTCCTCCGCCGAGGGCAAGGAGATCGCGGCCCGCCTGGCGCTGCGCATCGGCTCCGGCATCATCACCGACGCCGTCGACCTGGAGGCCGGCGACGAGGGCCCGGTGGCCACCCAGTCGGTGTTCGCCGCGTCCTACTCCACCAAGTCCCGTGTCACCAAGGGCACGCCGGTCATCATGGTCAAGCCGAACAGCGCCGCCGTGGAAGCCGCGCCGGCGGCCGGCGCCGTCGAGGCGCTGTCGGTGACCTTCTCCGACAAGGCCACCGGCACCAAGATCACCTCGCGCACGGCGCGTGAGTCGACCGGCCGCCCGGAGCTGACCGAGGCCGCGATCGTGGTCTCCGGCGGCCGTGGCGTGGGCGGCGCGGACAACTTCGCGCTCATCGAGGCCCTTGCCGACTCGCTCGGCGCGGCCGTCGGCGCCTCGCGTGCCGCGGTGGACGCGGGCTGGTACCCGCACACCAACCAGGTCGGCCAGACCGGCAAGTCCGTCTCGCCGCAGCTCTACATCGCCTCCGGCATCTCCGGCGCCATCCAGCACCGGGCCGGCATGCAGACCTCGAAGACGATCGTGGCGGTCAACAAGGACGCCGAGGCGCCGATCTTCGAGCTGGTCGACTACGGCGTCGTCGGCGACCTGTTCGACGTCGTCCCGCAGCTGACCGAGGAGATCAAGGCCCGCAAGGGCTGA
- a CDS encoding electron transfer flavoprotein subunit beta/FixA family protein, with protein MSLRIVVTVKYVPDATGDRHFADDLTVDRDDVDGLLSELDEYAVEQALQIAEDADDAEVTVLTVGPEDAKDALRKALSMGADKAIHVEDDDLHGTDAIGTSLVLAKAIEKAGYDLVISGMASTDGTMGVVPALLAERLGVPQVTLLSEVSVEDGTVTGRRDGDTASEQLQASLPAVVSVTDQSGEARYPSFKGIMAAKKKPVESWDLSDLDIDADEVGLENAYTTVDAATERPARTAGTIVKDEGEGGKQLAEFLASQKFI; from the coding sequence GTGAGCTTGAGGATCGTTGTCACTGTGAAGTACGTGCCCGACGCCACTGGCGACCGGCACTTCGCCGATGACCTGACCGTCGACCGGGACGACGTGGACGGTCTGCTCTCCGAGCTGGACGAGTACGCCGTCGAGCAGGCGCTGCAGATCGCCGAGGACGCCGACGACGCCGAGGTCACCGTGCTGACCGTGGGCCCGGAGGACGCCAAGGACGCCCTGCGCAAGGCGCTGTCGATGGGCGCCGACAAGGCGATCCACGTCGAGGACGACGACCTGCACGGGACCGACGCCATCGGCACCTCCCTGGTGCTGGCCAAGGCGATCGAGAAGGCCGGTTACGACCTGGTCATCTCCGGTATGGCCTCCACCGACGGCACCATGGGCGTCGTGCCGGCGCTGCTGGCCGAGCGTCTGGGTGTCCCGCAGGTCACCCTGCTGTCCGAGGTCTCCGTCGAGGACGGCACGGTCACGGGCCGCCGTGACGGTGACACGGCCTCGGAGCAGCTTCAGGCTTCGCTTCCGGCGGTCGTCTCCGTCACCGACCAGTCGGGCGAGGCGCGTTACCCGTCCTTCAAGGGCATCATGGCGGCCAAGAAGAAGCCCGTGGAGTCCTGGGACCTGTCCGACCTGGACATCGACGCCGACGAGGTCGGCCTGGAGAACGCGTACACGACGGTCGACGCCGCGACGGAGCGTCCGGCCCGCACCGCCGGCACGATCGTCAAGGACGAGGGCGAGGGCGGCAAGCAGCTCGCTGAGTTCCTCGCGAGCCAGAAGTTCATCTGA
- a CDS encoding flavin reductase family protein: MPATPDPAASSPRAAATDLFRAVFRQHAAGVAVITARGDSGPVGFTATSLASVSAEPPLLSFNTRTASSSWAVLSGAAHIGVHILGEHQQEMAATFARSGADRFGPPTVWRDGPEGVPVLDGVPAWLVCRVHARVPAGDHRLVIAEVVGGDPAGAGRPLLYHQGRFTALRE; this comes from the coding sequence ATGCCGGCCACCCCCGACCCAGCCGCCTCCTCCCCGCGCGCCGCCGCCACCGACCTTTTCCGTGCCGTCTTCCGGCAGCACGCGGCCGGCGTGGCGGTGATCACCGCGCGGGGCGACTCCGGCCCGGTCGGCTTTACCGCCACCTCCCTCGCCTCGGTCTCCGCCGAACCGCCGCTGCTCTCCTTCAACACCCGCACCGCCTCGTCCAGCTGGGCGGTGCTCTCCGGGGCCGCCCACATAGGCGTGCACATACTCGGCGAGCACCAGCAGGAGATGGCCGCCACCTTCGCGCGCAGCGGCGCCGACCGGTTCGGCCCGCCCACCGTCTGGCGTGACGGCCCCGAAGGCGTGCCCGTGCTCGACGGTGTGCCGGCCTGGCTGGTGTGCAGGGTGCACGCGCGCGTGCCCGCGGGTGATCACCGTCTCGTGATCGCGGAGGTCGTCGGCGGCGACCCGGCCGGCGCGGGCCGGCCGCTGCTGTACCACCAGGGACGTTTCACCGCGTTGCGGGAGTGA
- a CDS encoding TlpA family protein disulfide reductase, whose product MRVRDEGERLGAAELGAELGERATLVQFSSAFCAPCRATRRILGEVARLVPGVTHVEIDAEARLHLVRALGIVRTPTVLVLDADGRIVRRATGQPHKADVIAALGHVV is encoded by the coding sequence GTGCGCGTGCGGGACGAGGGCGAGCGGCTCGGCGCGGCCGAGCTGGGTGCCGAACTCGGTGAGCGCGCCACACTGGTGCAGTTCTCCAGCGCCTTCTGCGCGCCCTGCCGGGCGACCCGGCGCATCCTCGGTGAGGTGGCACGACTGGTCCCCGGCGTCACGCACGTCGAGATCGACGCCGAGGCGCGTCTGCACCTCGTGCGCGCCCTGGGCATCGTCAGAACCCCGACCGTGCTGGTGCTGGACGCCGACGGCCGGATCGTGCGGCGCGCCACGGGGCAGCCGCACAAGGCCGATGTGATCGCCGCGCTCGGACACGTGGTGTGA